A stretch of Spirosoma oryzicola DNA encodes these proteins:
- a CDS encoding M1 family aminopeptidase, which produces MRFFYFILLFFPFLAQAQLPINTSGGTACQEHKAAYFNRITSNPKARVAYAGDPSIDVTYYGLELYLTHTPNYLRGAATVTLKSTAAISSFFLDLNSTIATTGTGLRVDSVKVGNQKISYQHAQNKLTVTPAQPLSTGQALTLIVYYQGVPAGDDSFVFGRHDTTNDPVIWSLSEPYGAPDWFPCKDSPGDKADSSAVSITAPNQFVSVSNGILISTTSNLDGTRTYRWRNSYPIAQYLISVASTNYERYDTPATLATSGTTLPITHYVYPETLTRVKASLDKTPSMVQLFTNLFGPYPFLREKYGHAQIGRGNGGMEHQTISSMEENAFASDVIAHELAHQWFGDKITCRDWQNIWLNEGFASYAEAIYAESANGQAGYQSTMTNFMTRARRARGSIYVQDITNFGNIFSPDRSYAKGAVVLHMLRAVVGQETFFSILRAYAASPTVAYKSAVTEDFQAIAEQVYGQSLNYFFKQWIYGEGYPSYRATVSTNPGTNTVSVRLQQRNAIATNPGSFTMPVQMRIQSAAGDTTVTVFNDQADQTFTLPTRGAVTGLLIDPANLILKTVETSTITPITAVNEPLMGNLRVYPNPTAETLTVDFSVYASGPVTLSLTNMLGQRVRTLTESTLGVGDHTRTINLRDLASGRYTLTILQESGQFSRVVLIH; this is translated from the coding sequence ATGCGTTTTTTCTACTTCATCCTTCTCTTCTTTCCTTTTCTTGCCCAGGCGCAACTTCCTATAAATACGTCGGGTGGGACCGCTTGTCAAGAGCATAAAGCGGCCTATTTCAATCGGATCACATCCAACCCTAAAGCCCGAGTTGCCTACGCCGGTGACCCGAGCATTGATGTTACTTACTATGGACTTGAGTTGTATTTGACCCATACACCCAATTACCTTCGCGGGGCCGCCACCGTTACGCTTAAAAGCACAGCTGCCATCAGTAGCTTCTTCCTGGATCTAAACTCGACCATAGCCACCACTGGCACAGGACTTCGGGTTGATTCAGTGAAAGTCGGTAATCAGAAAATTTCCTACCAACATGCGCAGAATAAGCTGACCGTTACTCCCGCTCAACCCCTATCAACCGGACAGGCCTTGACGTTAATTGTTTATTACCAAGGCGTTCCCGCTGGTGATGATAGCTTTGTTTTCGGCAGACACGATACCACCAATGATCCGGTAATCTGGAGTCTAAGCGAGCCGTACGGCGCTCCGGACTGGTTTCCCTGCAAGGACAGCCCTGGCGACAAGGCCGACTCATCGGCGGTCAGTATTACAGCCCCCAACCAGTTTGTGTCGGTATCGAATGGCATACTGATCAGTACAACGAGTAATTTGGACGGTACACGCACATATCGCTGGCGAAACAGCTATCCAATTGCGCAGTATCTTATTTCAGTTGCATCGACGAACTATGAGCGATACGACACGCCCGCAACACTCGCTACCAGCGGAACGACCTTACCCATCACCCATTATGTTTACCCCGAAACATTAACGCGAGTAAAAGCGTCGTTGGATAAGACTCCGTCGATGGTTCAGCTGTTTACTAATCTTTTTGGCCCGTATCCGTTCCTGCGGGAAAAATACGGGCATGCGCAGATCGGTCGGGGCAATGGAGGCATGGAACATCAGACGATTTCGTCGATGGAGGAGAACGCGTTTGCGTCAGACGTGATCGCGCATGAACTGGCCCACCAGTGGTTTGGCGATAAGATTACCTGCCGCGACTGGCAAAATATCTGGCTTAACGAAGGCTTTGCCTCTTACGCGGAAGCAATCTACGCGGAATCGGCAAATGGTCAGGCGGGTTATCAATCGACTATGACCAACTTCATGACCAGGGCACGAAGAGCGCGTGGGTCAATCTACGTTCAGGACATTACCAACTTCGGCAACATTTTTAGCCCTGACCGTAGCTACGCCAAAGGAGCCGTTGTGTTACACATGCTTCGGGCTGTTGTTGGTCAGGAAACATTTTTCTCTATTCTTCGCGCGTACGCAGCCTCTCCTACGGTTGCCTACAAATCAGCCGTTACGGAAGATTTTCAGGCCATTGCCGAACAAGTCTACGGGCAATCGCTGAATTATTTCTTTAAGCAATGGATCTACGGCGAAGGGTATCCGAGTTACAGAGCTACCGTATCGACCAATCCCGGAACGAATACCGTAAGCGTACGACTTCAACAGCGAAACGCAATTGCAACAAATCCTGGCAGCTTCACCATGCCCGTACAAATGCGTATTCAGTCGGCAGCGGGCGATACGACAGTAACCGTCTTCAATGACCAGGCCGATCAAACGTTTACCTTACCAACTCGCGGAGCCGTAACAGGGTTGCTTATTGATCCTGCAAACTTGATTCTCAAGACGGTTGAAACGTCTACGATTACGCCGATCACCGCGGTTAACGAACCTCTGATGGGCAATCTACGGGTATACCCTAACCCAACCGCCGAAACATTAACCGTTGACTTTTCAGTATACGCATCCGGCCCTGTCACATTAAGCCTCACCAATATGCTTGGCCAGCGGGTCCGAACGTTAACCGAATCAACGCTTGGCGTCGGTGACCATACACGAACCATCAATCTAAGGGATCTAGCCAGTGGCCGTTATACCCTCACTATTCTTCAAGAAAGTGGGCAGTTTAGTCGGGTAGTTTTGATTCATTGA
- a CDS encoding VOC family protein gives MKKQLILMLIMAGALLSSTVFGQDKLGIIRHNHLSIHVKDVPKSAAFYRDVMGLKPLPVPDNLKAIRAWFDLGDGQQIHLLDGRTAQINHDKNGSHFALFVADINKSEQYLKEQNIPYHRQVRFDGIVQVYFSDPDGYLFELNEGAKPTKAY, from the coding sequence ATGAAGAAACAACTCATTTTAATGCTTATCATGGCTGGTGCGCTTCTCTCCAGCACTGTTTTTGGACAAGACAAATTAGGCATCATACGACATAATCACCTGTCTATTCACGTGAAGGATGTACCCAAAAGTGCCGCCTTTTACCGTGACGTAATGGGCCTGAAGCCGCTTCCTGTTCCTGATAACCTGAAAGCAATCCGTGCCTGGTTTGACCTGGGCGACGGTCAGCAGATCCACTTGCTGGATGGCCGAACAGCTCAGATCAACCACGATAAAAATGGCAGTCACTTTGCTTTGTTTGTCGCTGACATTAACAAATCCGAGCAATACCTGAAAGAGCAGAATATTCCTTATCACCGGCAGGTACGCTTTGATGGCATCGTCCAAGTCTATTTTTCAGACCCTGACGGCTATCTATTCGAGTTGAACGAAGGAGCGAAACCTACGAAAGCGTACTAG
- a CDS encoding HIT family protein, whose amino-acid sequence MPSIFSRIVAGEIPAHKIAETDDYLAFLDVMPTTTGHTLVIPKKEVDYIFDLDDDLYAGLMAFAKQVAPAIEKAIPCKRIGVAVVGLEVPHAHVHLIPLNSMADMNFHNKMKPTQEELAETAATIRQYI is encoded by the coding sequence ATGCCTTCTATTTTCTCCCGTATCGTTGCTGGCGAAATTCCGGCCCACAAGATTGCCGAAACCGACGATTATCTGGCTTTTCTGGACGTAATGCCGACCACCACGGGGCACACACTGGTCATCCCGAAAAAAGAAGTCGATTATATTTTCGATCTGGACGATGATCTGTATGCTGGGTTAATGGCATTCGCCAAGCAGGTAGCACCGGCCATTGAAAAAGCCATTCCGTGCAAGCGCATTGGCGTTGCCGTTGTTGGATTGGAAGTACCTCACGCGCATGTCCACCTGATTCCGCTTAACTCGATGGCTGACATGAACTTTCATAACAAAATGAAGCCAACTCAGGAAGAGCTGGCGGAGACGGCGGCAACGATTCGGCAGTATATTTAA
- the greA gene encoding transcription elongation factor GreA, translating into MAKISYYTEEGLNRLKAELSDLKTKGRAEIARQIAEARDKGDLSENAEYDAAKDAQGLHELKISKLEEVLANARILDESTIDASQVSVLSKVKIKNKKNGAEMLYTLVSEEEADLKSGRISVGSPIGKGLLGKRVGDTAEIKVPAGIMEFEVVEIAR; encoded by the coding sequence ATGGCAAAGATTTCATATTATACCGAAGAAGGACTCAACCGGCTTAAGGCGGAACTGAGTGATTTGAAAACTAAAGGCCGGGCTGAAATTGCCCGCCAGATTGCTGAAGCCCGTGACAAAGGGGACCTTAGCGAAAACGCGGAATACGACGCGGCTAAGGACGCACAGGGTCTTCATGAGCTAAAAATATCAAAACTGGAAGAGGTGCTGGCTAACGCCCGTATTCTCGACGAATCAACCATTGACGCTTCGCAGGTATCGGTGCTTTCGAAAGTAAAGATCAAGAATAAAAAGAACGGCGCTGAGATGCTTTACACGCTTGTTTCGGAAGAAGAAGCGGACCTCAAATCGGGGCGTATTTCGGTTGGATCGCCCATTGGTAAAGGATTGCTGGGTAAGCGCGTTGGTGATACCGCTGAAATCAAAGTTCCGGCCGGAATTATGGAGTTTGAAGTGGTTGAGATTGCGCGGTAA
- the fmt gene encoding methionyl-tRNA formyltransferase, with protein MDKPLRIVFMGTPDFAVASLQRLLGGGCHVVAVVTAPDRPSGRGLQLTPSAVKKAAEAANLPVLQPEKLRDPAFLEQLASYQADLQIVVAFRMLPEVVWSMPTVGTFNLHGSLLPQYRGAAPINWAIINGETQTGVTTFFIEKEIDTGQMIFQDNEPIYPDDTAGTVHDRLMERGADLVLRTVRAIEAGDYPRTPQPTTDELKAAPKLSRETTKIDWNQPTIIIRNFVRGLSPYPAAWTTINGKFFKVYAVSLANESPFTAEVGEAYTDNKKTILIRATDGWLSLDSLQAEGKRRMTAEEFLRGNRL; from the coding sequence ATGGATAAACCACTTCGCATCGTGTTTATGGGTACGCCCGATTTTGCTGTTGCCAGCTTACAGCGGCTATTGGGCGGTGGTTGTCATGTCGTTGCCGTTGTTACTGCGCCAGACCGACCATCCGGACGTGGATTGCAGCTCACTCCGTCCGCCGTTAAGAAAGCAGCAGAAGCAGCTAATTTACCCGTGCTACAACCCGAAAAGCTCCGTGATCCGGCGTTTCTGGAACAACTGGCTAGCTATCAGGCTGATTTACAAATCGTCGTGGCTTTTCGAATGCTGCCCGAAGTTGTCTGGTCTATGCCTACTGTCGGTACGTTCAATTTACACGGTTCTCTGCTACCTCAGTACCGGGGAGCCGCTCCCATCAACTGGGCCATCATCAACGGTGAAACCCAAACGGGCGTTACCACTTTTTTCATCGAGAAAGAAATTGATACCGGTCAGATGATTTTTCAGGACAACGAACCCATCTACCCCGACGACACAGCCGGAACAGTGCACGACCGGTTGATGGAACGCGGTGCCGATCTGGTTCTAAGAACGGTTCGGGCTATCGAAGCCGGAGACTATCCACGTACTCCCCAGCCGACAACCGACGAGTTGAAAGCAGCCCCTAAACTTAGCCGGGAAACCACCAAAATAGACTGGAATCAGCCAACGATAATCATTCGAAATTTTGTGCGTGGCTTGTCGCCTTATCCAGCCGCATGGACAACGATAAATGGCAAGTTCTTTAAGGTTTATGCCGTTTCGCTAGCCAACGAATCGCCCTTCACGGCTGAAGTTGGCGAAGCTTATACCGATAACAAAAAGACGATCTTAATCCGGGCTACCGATGGCTGGCTCAGTCTTGATTCGCTACAGGCCGAGGGAAAACGACGCATGACAGCCGAAGAGTTTTTACGAGGTAATCGCCTTTGA
- a CDS encoding dihydrofolate reductase — translation MKISLIAAVAQNGTIGRDNDLPWHLPDDFAFFKRKTNHHPIIMGRKSLDSLGKPLPNRTNIVITRNKDFSADGVIIVHTLDDAIDEAKKALHHHAEHQPADEIFVIGGAEIYAMALPIATTLYLTEVQKAYEGDTSFPSFSKNDWQEVSRRPHPADERHQVSFDFVEYERKSN, via the coding sequence ATGAAAATTAGTTTGATTGCCGCCGTTGCGCAAAACGGTACTATCGGGCGTGACAACGACCTGCCCTGGCACTTGCCGGATGACTTTGCTTTCTTCAAGCGTAAGACCAATCATCACCCCATCATCATGGGTCGTAAATCGCTCGACTCGCTCGGGAAGCCCTTGCCAAACCGCACCAACATTGTCATTACGCGCAATAAGGATTTTTCGGCAGATGGGGTTATTATCGTGCATACACTCGACGATGCGATTGATGAAGCAAAAAAAGCGCTCCATCACCACGCGGAGCATCAACCGGCGGACGAAATCTTTGTGATTGGGGGTGCGGAGATTTACGCGATGGCCCTGCCTATTGCCACGACGCTCTATCTAACCGAAGTTCAGAAAGCTTACGAGGGCGATACCTCCTTCCCTTCTTTCAGCAAAAACGATTGGCAGGAAGTTAGCCGACGCCCGCATCCAGCCGACGAACGACATCAGGTTTCGTTTGACTTTGTGGAGTACGAACGAAAAAGCAACTGA
- a CDS encoding BatA domain-containing protein, with product MNFLYPSFLFGLLAVSVPIAIHLFNFRRTRRVFFTNVALLRTVQTETKSFRRLKHWLILVARCLFLICLVLAFAQPFIPSKNKLGLSRQGVTSLYLDNSYSMQNERNTKRYLDIATGRLDELLTLFRNATSLQLLTNDFSTAEQQTGSAESVRDRVTSVRFAHTPRTLETVYRRQRNLLTSLNPGGRNQLFWFSDFQKSTVGDLSRLTIDTTDRVFIVPLDAQATKNVYVDSVWLSTPFIREQQNNSLNVKLNNGGRENVKNLPVRLYLDDAQTSTASATLLPGGSATVSLNFNVTKKGYHRGRIVFEDFPITFDNQYFFVIEASPAVRVLHLFEQKSGAPGRPTDYVDAVYSNDSLFVRRSFNAQNFDVGQLKETDLVVLEGVTQVNGALRTELERFVQQGGSLTIIPPTNPDMASYKPFLNTLGVGNAQSTVSAASANPSSLPIADPDRSNPFFRDVFQQSYQSEPLNMPSAAPVWRWSAGERLLSLRDGNPMLTRSRTGQGIVYILANPLASTYGNLAEHALFVPVMYKMAALSVRAQRTAYSFEDNLITIPVSNPSERAVYKLKHDKLEIIPVQRTVGNQLLIEMPKSNELSAGQAVEAGYYELQLDGKTERLLAFNHGNKESVMDFYSANELRRAFANQPNVEVFDSIQDGDFVQVLEQENLGRSLWKYFLLAALAFLLIEVGLVRFMKG from the coding sequence ATGAATTTCCTATATCCTTCGTTCCTTTTCGGCCTGCTGGCTGTATCGGTTCCCATTGCAATTCATCTTTTCAACTTCCGTCGAACGCGTCGGGTGTTCTTTACCAATGTTGCTCTGCTGCGTACCGTTCAGACCGAAACAAAGTCGTTCCGTCGGTTAAAGCACTGGCTTATTCTGGTAGCTCGCTGTTTATTCCTGATTTGTCTGGTACTAGCGTTTGCGCAGCCGTTTATTCCAAGTAAAAACAAGCTGGGCTTATCGCGGCAGGGCGTTACGAGCCTTTATCTGGACAACTCGTACAGCATGCAGAACGAGCGGAATACGAAGCGGTATCTGGACATTGCTACCGGAAGGCTGGACGAGTTACTGACGCTGTTTCGTAATGCGACATCGTTACAATTGCTCACCAACGATTTCTCGACGGCGGAGCAGCAAACGGGCTCTGCGGAGTCTGTGCGCGACCGGGTTACGTCCGTGCGGTTTGCCCATACACCCCGAACGCTCGAAACGGTTTACCGGCGTCAACGAAATCTGCTAACTAGTCTTAATCCAGGGGGGCGTAATCAACTGTTTTGGTTTTCCGATTTTCAGAAAAGCACCGTCGGCGATTTGTCTCGCTTGACAATCGATACTACAGATCGCGTGTTTATTGTCCCACTGGATGCACAGGCTACAAAGAATGTTTACGTGGACTCCGTTTGGCTCAGTACGCCTTTCATTCGTGAACAACAGAACAACAGCCTGAACGTAAAACTAAACAACGGAGGTCGTGAAAACGTCAAGAACTTGCCTGTGCGGTTGTATCTGGACGATGCCCAGACGTCAACGGCGTCGGCAACGCTGCTACCGGGCGGTTCGGCTACCGTATCTCTAAACTTTAACGTGACCAAGAAAGGATACCATCGGGGACGGATTGTCTTCGAGGATTTTCCGATAACCTTCGACAATCAGTATTTCTTTGTCATTGAAGCATCTCCCGCCGTTCGGGTGCTGCACTTGTTTGAACAAAAGTCAGGAGCTCCCGGTCGCCCAACGGATTATGTGGACGCGGTTTACTCGAATGACAGCCTGTTTGTTCGCCGGAGTTTTAACGCACAGAACTTCGATGTTGGTCAGCTCAAAGAAACAGATTTAGTCGTGCTGGAAGGTGTTACCCAGGTCAACGGGGCGCTGCGCACGGAGTTAGAACGGTTTGTTCAGCAAGGCGGTAGTTTGACAATCATTCCGCCTACAAACCCCGATATGGCTTCGTACAAGCCGTTTCTGAACACACTCGGCGTCGGCAATGCGCAAAGTACCGTGAGTGCTGCCAGTGCGAATCCATCAAGCTTACCTATTGCCGACCCTGACCGGAGTAACCCATTTTTTCGGGATGTTTTTCAACAAAGCTACCAGTCGGAGCCATTGAATATGCCTAGCGCGGCCCCGGTTTGGCGGTGGAGTGCTGGTGAGCGGTTGCTTAGCTTACGGGATGGGAATCCGATGCTGACGCGCTCGAGAACAGGTCAGGGAATTGTGTATATTCTGGCTAATCCCTTGGCAAGCACTTATGGTAATTTGGCCGAACACGCTCTTTTTGTGCCGGTTATGTATAAGATGGCCGCTCTTAGTGTTCGGGCTCAGCGGACAGCTTATTCATTCGAGGATAACTTGATCACAATTCCCGTTTCAAATCCGTCGGAGCGGGCGGTTTATAAGTTGAAACACGACAAGCTGGAAATTATTCCGGTGCAGCGCACGGTAGGAAACCAACTGTTGATTGAAATGCCTAAAAGTAACGAGTTGTCGGCGGGGCAGGCGGTAGAAGCGGGGTATTACGAACTGCAACTCGATGGCAAAACCGAGCGCTTATTGGCATTCAACCACGGCAACAAAGAATCCGTTATGGATTTTTATTCGGCTAACGAGTTGCGCCGGGCTTTTGCTAATCAGCCTAACGTCGAAGTCTTCGATAGTATTCAGGACGGCGATTTTGTGCAGGTTCTGGAGCAGGAAAACTTAGGGCGCAGCTTATGGAAATACTTTTTGCTGGCGGCCTTAGCGTTCCTGCTGATCGAAGTTGGCCTGGTACGGTTTATGAAAGGCTAG
- a CDS encoding metallophosphoesterase → MKMLVISDLHGRTVWREAAIADHDQVIFLGDYTDSRVFDDSTIYENLKAIIQLKSQTPDKFILLIGNHDAQYLHYPHYRCSGFRSNAQPELSAMFREYNHLFQVSYQLGAYLFSHAGVTNKWLAQLLAKAGQEAMSIEPGYDLAGLLNAVHKQPWEMQRILFEVGPKRGGNDAFSGPIWADRSETSVDYLQGFHQIVGHTPTDTFRTIGDAISSITYTDVLQTKTAFYEVIIPD, encoded by the coding sequence ATGAAAATGTTAGTGATAAGTGATCTGCACGGACGAACTGTATGGCGGGAAGCCGCTATTGCCGACCATGATCAAGTTATTTTTTTAGGTGATTACACGGATAGTCGTGTTTTCGACGATTCAACCATCTATGAGAATTTAAAAGCGATCATCCAGCTTAAAAGTCAAACGCCTGACAAGTTTATACTGCTCATCGGAAACCACGACGCTCAATACCTGCATTACCCGCATTACCGATGTTCTGGCTTCCGCAGCAATGCACAGCCAGAGTTAAGCGCTATGTTTCGAGAATACAACCATCTGTTTCAGGTGTCTTATCAGCTTGGTGCCTATTTATTTAGCCATGCTGGCGTAACAAACAAATGGTTGGCACAACTATTGGCGAAAGCTGGGCAGGAGGCAATGTCAATTGAGCCTGGTTACGATCTGGCGGGATTACTTAACGCTGTCCACAAACAACCCTGGGAGATGCAACGGATTTTATTTGAGGTCGGGCCAAAGCGCGGAGGTAATGACGCCTTCAGCGGTCCTATCTGGGCTGATCGTTCAGAAACCAGTGTCGACTACCTACAGGGGTTTCACCAGATCGTCGGGCATACGCCAACGGATACGTTCAGAACAATTGGCGATGCGATCAGCTCGATAACGTATACAGACGTGTTACAGACCAAAACAGCATTTTATGAAGTCATAATCCCTGATTAA